The proteins below are encoded in one region of Deltaproteobacteria bacterium:
- a CDS encoding ABC-F family ATP-binding cassette domain-containing protein — MSLVAALNLSLSFLERDLFKDVNFQVEPGDRIGLVGPNGSGKTTLLRLISGEMTPDRGEIRIAKGIRIGYLPQDIHESLQGDLLQAILDSVPDRVRLRREIRDTERALKEQPGKEKGVILAGKLAELHQESADLDLRYPVHRAEKILMGLGFKPEDFPRPLSSLSGGWKMRAALAGLLYLDPECLLLDEPTNHLDLPSVRWLEEFLAGYRGALVLVSHDRHFLNRQVHRILSFEPEGLKSYSGNYDDYLRAREEEKRTLEAKARNQEQKVKEAKKFIERFRSKASKARQAQSKIKLLKKMELVERHKRPKTVHFSFPEVARSGREVLTLDGISKSFGDKTLYRNIQLRVMRGERVAIIGPNGSGKTTLLRMVAGELRPDTGRVRLGHGVHMSYYAQHLTEMLDLRKTVLEEVYQVVPNESVAFVRGVCGAFLFSGNDVDKAVGILSGGEKARVSLAKILVKPGNFLVMDEPTNHLDILSSETLIDALKGFGGTLLFVSHNQSFVERLATKIWDIRDGWIYEYPGTLREYDDHLARVAAGDRESSGANSSESRITPSRPGEAASRKDLRRLRAEKRRMISDTLKPIQERLGNVERRIEELETREKELGTLLADPEIFKDKDKSVPLLGEYGTVKKELEGLLERWEALQEELENARAALGVADGAP, encoded by the coding sequence ATGAGCCTTGTAGCCGCCCTGAACCTTTCCCTTTCCTTTCTGGAAAGGGATCTTTTCAAGGACGTCAACTTCCAGGTGGAGCCCGGCGATCGCATAGGTCTGGTCGGCCCCAACGGATCCGGGAAGACCACCCTCCTCCGCCTGATTTCCGGAGAAATGACCCCGGACCGGGGTGAGATAAGGATCGCCAAGGGGATCCGGATCGGATATCTTCCCCAGGATATCCATGAAAGCCTTCAGGGCGACCTCCTGCAAGCCATCCTGGATTCCGTACCCGACCGTGTGCGCCTGAGGCGGGAGATCCGGGATACGGAAAGGGCCCTGAAAGAACAACCCGGTAAAGAAAAGGGGGTGATCCTGGCGGGCAAGCTGGCGGAATTGCACCAGGAATCGGCCGACCTTGACCTCCGGTATCCCGTCCACAGGGCCGAGAAGATCCTGATGGGCCTTGGATTCAAGCCCGAGGACTTCCCGAGACCCCTTTCCTCTCTGAGCGGCGGCTGGAAGATGCGCGCCGCCCTCGCGGGCCTTCTCTACCTGGACCCTGAATGTCTTCTCCTGGACGAACCTACGAACCACCTGGATCTTCCTTCCGTGCGCTGGCTGGAGGAATTCCTCGCTGGATACAGGGGAGCCTTGGTCCTCGTCAGCCACGACCGGCACTTCCTCAACCGACAGGTTCACCGGATCCTGAGTTTTGAACCAGAGGGTCTGAAGTCTTATTCCGGAAACTACGATGACTACCTGAGGGCCAGGGAGGAGGAGAAAAGGACCCTGGAGGCCAAGGCCAGGAACCAGGAACAGAAGGTCAAGGAAGCCAAGAAGTTCATCGAACGATTCCGCTCAAAGGCCTCCAAGGCCCGGCAGGCCCAAAGTAAAATCAAGCTCCTCAAGAAGATGGAACTGGTGGAACGGCACAAGCGGCCCAAGACCGTTCATTTTTCCTTCCCCGAGGTTGCCCGGAGCGGCCGCGAAGTCCTGACCCTTGACGGGATATCAAAGAGCTTCGGAGACAAGACCCTTTATCGGAACATCCAGCTCAGGGTGATGCGGGGGGAACGGGTGGCGATCATCGGACCCAACGGGTCCGGGAAAACCACCCTGCTCAGGATGGTGGCCGGGGAACTCAGGCCGGACACCGGCCGCGTGCGACTCGGACACGGGGTCCATATGAGTTATTATGCCCAGCACCTCACGGAAATGCTGGATCTCAGGAAAACGGTCCTCGAGGAAGTCTATCAGGTCGTCCCGAACGAGAGCGTGGCATTCGTCCGGGGAGTCTGCGGAGCCTTTCTCTTTTCGGGAAACGACGTGGACAAAGCCGTAGGGATCCTCTCCGGGGGGGAGAAGGCAAGGGTGTCTCTCGCAAAAATCCTGGTCAAGCCCGGGAATTTCCTGGTCATGGACGAACCAACCAACCACCTGGACATCCTCTCCTCCGAGACCCTCATCGACGCCTTGAAGGGATTCGGCGGGACCCTGCTTTTCGTCTCCCACAACCAATCCTTTGTCGAGCGGCTGGCCACCAAGATCTGGGATATCCGGGACGGCTGGATCTACGAATACCCCGGTACTCTCCGGGAATATGACGATCACCTGGCCCGGGTGGCGGCAGGAGACCGTGAAAGCTCTGGAGCGAACTCCTCCGAATCCCGAATCACACCTTCACGGCCGGGGGAGGCCGCAAGCCGGAAAGACCTGAGGCGCCTGAGGGCCGAGAAGCGACGAATGATCAGTGACACCCTCAAGCCGATCCAGGAAAGGCTGGGGAACGTGGAGCGGCGGATCGAGGAACTCGAAACCAGAGAAAAGGAACTGGGCACCTTGCTGGCCGATCCGGAAATCTTCAAGGACAAGGACAAGAGTGTCCCCCTTTTGGGCGAGTACGGGACTGTCAAAAAAGAACTGGAAGGTCTGCTGGAACGCTGGGAAGCCTTACAGGAGGAACTGGAAAACGCAAGGGCGGCCCTTGGGGTCGCGGACGGGGCGCCCTGA